A single genomic interval of Natronolimnobius sp. AArcel1 harbors:
- a CDS encoding ATP-binding protein, with protein sequence MSVLRTDPNVVVGVGDAVHSVALRESILAGKATEYRVFESADAVLEAISETNEIGCVLTDRSLPETTGADLCRKVHSHDELLPVVVYTEADDEANGQATVRDALNAGVSGYYTHDDSPEVVTQAIDEVLETYDQQRDAREERSAFETLLENGQTNIYVKDEQARYLRTAAGPDSNNQGKLGQTDLDIYSESDPEMAQQTYEDDLAVIKSGEPIREREEWYGDGRTAHVVRTTKVPWTDGEQTKGLVGITTDITELKRKEVELEILREQFEKFSSNVRHELKNPLQVAIGHLQLARETGDQQMFETTREALERIEEIMTDLESIAKDETKRPEHGPNALGEVASSVWDILYTRDATLENTLADCVRTYTPEPTLRPVFENLFKNAVTHGGDDVVVRVGALTDGFYVEDTGTGIPEDKRSAVLDAGYTTKPTGSGTGLSIVADVCQQQGWDLTITDSDEGGARFEFTNCPVAAAPTAVDRVDITDNETALSLSETGDIGTLEAGGSASYDDDSDRWTVTADGANIWRHWNDFYFVSRQVEEPVSIRARVSSLEEIDPFSKAGIMIRDERDEAATYGYVGQTPGFGTELLWRTRHGDNGISQQLREGSSAPWFRVDVLEEYVTCFVSQDGIEWTPVDQRPIEYTSPVQVGLVVCSVVSGTPCTATFDDVSIHRLESTDEARAAE encoded by the coding sequence ATGAGCGTTCTCCGTACTGATCCGAACGTCGTCGTCGGTGTCGGTGACGCAGTCCACTCTGTAGCGCTCCGTGAGTCGATATTGGCCGGCAAAGCAACCGAGTACCGCGTCTTCGAGTCAGCCGATGCTGTTCTCGAGGCGATCAGTGAGACTAACGAGATTGGTTGTGTACTTACCGATCGATCGCTGCCGGAGACGACTGGGGCCGATCTCTGTCGCAAGGTCCACAGCCACGATGAGTTGCTTCCGGTCGTGGTCTACACCGAGGCAGACGATGAGGCCAACGGGCAGGCCACAGTTCGAGACGCGCTGAATGCGGGTGTTTCGGGCTACTACACGCACGACGATTCACCCGAGGTGGTCACCCAGGCTATCGACGAGGTACTCGAGACCTACGACCAACAGCGGGATGCCCGCGAGGAACGTTCGGCGTTCGAGACGTTACTCGAGAACGGCCAGACGAACATCTACGTCAAAGACGAGCAAGCGCGTTATCTGCGTACGGCGGCCGGTCCAGATTCGAACAATCAGGGCAAACTCGGACAGACCGATCTCGACATATACTCTGAGAGCGACCCTGAGATGGCACAACAGACGTACGAGGACGATCTTGCGGTCATCAAGTCGGGAGAGCCGATTCGCGAGCGCGAAGAGTGGTACGGCGACGGGCGGACGGCACACGTCGTCCGCACCACCAAGGTGCCGTGGACCGACGGCGAACAAACAAAGGGACTGGTCGGCATTACCACCGATATAACTGAGTTAAAACGCAAGGAAGTCGAACTCGAGATCTTGCGCGAGCAGTTCGAGAAGTTTTCCTCGAATGTCCGTCACGAACTCAAAAACCCGCTGCAGGTTGCCATTGGCCACCTCCAACTCGCACGAGAAACCGGTGACCAACAGATGTTTGAGACGACAAGAGAGGCACTCGAGCGAATCGAGGAGATCATGACGGACCTCGAGTCGATCGCCAAAGATGAGACGAAACGCCCAGAACACGGGCCAAATGCCCTCGGTGAGGTCGCATCGTCGGTGTGGGACATCCTCTACACGCGCGACGCAACGCTCGAGAACACCCTCGCGGATTGTGTTCGAACGTACACACCGGAACCGACGTTGCGCCCGGTGTTCGAAAATCTGTTCAAAAACGCTGTCACACACGGCGGCGATGATGTCGTCGTTCGCGTCGGAGCGCTCACTGACGGCTTTTACGTCGAAGATACGGGTACTGGGATACCGGAAGATAAGCGAAGTGCCGTCCTCGACGCCGGCTACACCACCAAGCCAACTGGCAGCGGGACCGGCCTCAGTATCGTTGCCGACGTCTGCCAGCAGCAGGGCTGGGACCTCACGATCACGGACAGCGACGAAGGCGGTGCCCGCTTCGAGTTTACAAATTGTCCCGTAGCCGCAGCGCCGACAGCGGTCGACCGCGTCGATATCACCGACAACGAGACAGCGCTCTCGCTGAGCGAAACCGGTGACATCGGGACGCTCGAGGCGGGTGGTTCTGCGTCGTACGACGACGATAGCGACCGCTGGACGGTTACAGCGGATGGGGCGAACATCTGGCGTCACTGGAACGATTTTTACTTCGTCTCGAGACAGGTCGAGGAACCGGTGAGTATCCGAGCGCGTGTCTCCTCGCTCGAGGAGATCGACCCGTTCAGCAAAGCTGGGATCATGATTCGAGACGAGCGCGACGAAGCCGCGACCTACGGCTACGTCGGACAGACACCGGGATTCGGGACGGAACTGCTCTGGCGGACACGCCACGGGGACAACGGTATCAGCCAGCAACTGCGCGAAGGGTCCAGTGCGCCCTGGTTCCGCGTCGACGTACTCGAGGAATACGTCACGTGTTTCGTCTCGCAAGATGGCATCGAGTGGACGCCAGTCGATCAGCGCCCAATCGAGTACACCTCGCCGGTACAGGTCGGCCTCGTCGTCTGTAGTGTGGTCTCAGGAACGCCCTGTACCGCGACGTTCGACGACGTCTCGATTCACCGACTCGAGTCGACAGACGAAGCCCGCGCTGCAGAGTGA
- a CDS encoding winged helix-turn-helix domain-containing protein: protein MGYDWGTQLFASSHRLALLRELRSNPADTKTLTDTLSISRVTVQRHLNHCSNHGWVQKVNGQYELTPVGERVCTATMTYLDRLTVLEENSDVIDSLATIDDSFDPLLLSEATVSVAKPTDPHEPIYHYRNAMADTTSETVRGILPIFSELLIEVHRDLLDAGVESELVAPRPVLEAAPIPISELPSPIFTVYMLEETLEFSVTLTDDRTFVGTYDTGTFVACIESTEPAFREWATEIYERYRRHATRVEPAGGDESDGPT, encoded by the coding sequence ATGGGGTACGATTGGGGCACACAGCTATTCGCCTCGTCACATCGTCTCGCGTTGCTACGAGAGCTACGCTCGAATCCGGCCGATACGAAGACGCTGACAGACACACTTTCGATCTCGCGAGTGACGGTTCAGCGCCATCTCAATCACTGCTCGAACCACGGATGGGTACAGAAAGTCAATGGCCAGTACGAGCTCACACCCGTCGGCGAGCGCGTCTGTACGGCGACAATGACGTATCTCGACCGGCTCACAGTTCTCGAGGAAAACAGCGACGTAATCGACAGTCTCGCAACAATCGATGACTCGTTCGATCCCCTGTTGCTCTCTGAGGCGACGGTCTCGGTCGCAAAGCCGACTGACCCACATGAACCAATCTATCACTATCGGAACGCAATGGCTGACACGACGAGTGAGACCGTTCGTGGTATTCTTCCCATTTTCAGTGAACTGCTCATCGAAGTCCATCGCGACCTCCTCGATGCAGGCGTCGAATCCGAACTGGTCGCACCGCGACCGGTGCTTGAGGCTGCACCAATACCAATTTCGGAGCTTCCATCACCAATATTTACGGTCTACATGCTCGAGGAGACACTCGAATTCAGCGTGACGCTGACCGACGACCGAACGTTCGTTGGGACGTACGATACCGGGACGTTCGTCGCCTGTATCGAAAGTACAGAGCCAGCGTTTCGCGAATGGGCGACCGAGATTTACGAGCGCTATCGCCGGCACGCAACGCGCGTAGAGCCAGCAGGCGGCGACGAGTCTGACGGACCCACCTGA
- a CDS encoding PINc/VapC family ATPase gives MNVVPDTSVVIDGRVSATIDDGQFEGATISVPEAVVAELEAQANDGIESGWDGLEELQRLADLADEGTITLEYVGERPNAIERGHASEGEIDALIRDLAEDLEATFLTSDIVQAEVAQAKGLDVEHIAPEVREVDVGTLAVENYFDDQTMSVHLRTDAVPKAKRGELGEMRYEPIADDPLEESTMDEYAREVIDAAKESSDGFLELSQPGMKIVQFRDYRIAVGRPPFSDGIEITAVRPIAQTDIDDYDNAEELKDRLLEHQRGVLISGAPGAGKSTFAQAVARYISNHDYSVKTMEKPRDLQVGPEITQYTELGGEMANTADALLMVRPDYTIYDEVRKTDDFEVFADMRLAGVGMIGVVHATRAIDALQRLVGRVELGMIPQVVDTVVYIEAGEVHTVYDVRTEVKVPAGLTEEDLARPVIQVTNFETGEPEYEIYTFNRQVVTVPLTDDEGGPGNESGVDRIAKQEIEREIRSIARGYVDVELKSQDKAVVYVEENDISSVIGKGGGRITDVENRLGINIDVRTHDENPNYGAGSGTANAGASSDGGGQAAGQMVTPEVTSRHIVVPVDGNHGETVEVQAGGDYLFTATVSRGGEIQVSRGSAIAEELEQAIDRKEPVTVVPS, from the coding sequence ATGAACGTCGTGCCGGATACGAGCGTGGTCATCGACGGCCGCGTCTCGGCGACGATAGATGATGGGCAGTTCGAGGGAGCGACGATTTCGGTGCCGGAAGCCGTCGTCGCAGAACTCGAGGCGCAGGCCAACGACGGCATCGAGAGCGGCTGGGATGGCCTGGAGGAACTCCAGCGTCTCGCCGACCTCGCTGACGAGGGCACGATTACCCTCGAATACGTTGGTGAGCGGCCGAACGCTATCGAGCGCGGCCACGCCTCCGAAGGCGAAATTGACGCGCTGATCCGTGACCTCGCAGAGGACCTCGAGGCGACATTCCTGACGAGCGATATCGTCCAAGCCGAAGTCGCGCAGGCGAAAGGCCTCGATGTCGAACACATTGCACCGGAGGTCCGAGAGGTCGATGTCGGGACGCTCGCTGTCGAGAACTACTTCGACGACCAGACCATGAGCGTCCACCTCCGCACGGACGCGGTGCCGAAAGCCAAGCGAGGCGAACTCGGCGAGATGCGCTACGAGCCGATTGCCGATGACCCGCTCGAGGAGTCAACCATGGACGAGTACGCCCGCGAGGTCATCGACGCCGCCAAGGAATCGTCCGATGGCTTTCTCGAGTTGTCACAGCCAGGCATGAAGATTGTCCAGTTCCGGGACTACCGGATTGCCGTCGGTCGCCCGCCGTTTTCGGATGGCATCGAGATCACCGCCGTCCGACCAATCGCGCAAACGGATATCGACGATTACGACAACGCCGAGGAGTTGAAAGACCGACTGCTCGAGCATCAGCGTGGTGTCCTCATCTCGGGTGCGCCGGGGGCCGGGAAGTCGACGTTCGCGCAGGCGGTCGCACGCTACATTTCGAATCACGATTACTCGGTCAAGACGATGGAGAAACCGCGTGACCTGCAGGTCGGTCCCGAAATCACGCAGTACACCGAACTGGGCGGGGAGATGGCAAACACCGCAGACGCTCTCCTCATGGTTCGCCCGGATTACACCATCTACGACGAGGTCCGCAAAACAGACGACTTCGAGGTCTTTGCGGATATGCGCCTCGCAGGTGTCGGGATGATCGGTGTCGTCCACGCGACCCGAGCAATCGACGCCCTCCAGCGCCTTGTTGGCCGCGTCGAGCTCGGGATGATTCCCCAGGTTGTCGACACCGTCGTCTACATCGAGGCGGGGGAAGTCCACACCGTCTACGATGTCCGAACGGAGGTCAAAGTCCCCGCCGGACTCACCGAAGAGGACCTTGCGCGTCCCGTCATCCAGGTGACGAACTTCGAAACTGGCGAGCCAGAGTACGAAATCTACACCTTCAACCGACAGGTCGTCACCGTCCCACTCACCGACGACGAGGGCGGCCCCGGCAACGAGTCAGGCGTCGACCGCATCGCAAAGCAGGAAATCGAACGCGAAATTCGCTCGATCGCACGCGGCTACGTCGATGTCGAACTCAAAAGCCAGGACAAAGCCGTCGTCTACGTCGAAGAGAACGACATCTCAAGCGTCATCGGTAAAGGCGGCGGTCGAATCACGGACGTCGAGAACCGTCTCGGAATCAACATCGACGTTCGCACGCACGACGAGAATCCCAACTACGGGGCCGGCAGCGGAACGGCAAACGCCGGCGCGAGCAGCGATGGTGGCGGCCAGGCCGCCGGACAGATGGTCACCCCCGAGGTCACCTCGAGACATATCGTGGTCCCAGTCGATGGCAACCACGGCGAGACTGTCGAGGTCCAGGCCGGTGGCGACTACCTCTTTACCGCGACGGTAAGTCGCGGGGGCGAAATTCAGGTATCTCGAGGGAGTGCGATTGCCGAGGAGTTAGAGCAGGCAATCGACCGGAAAGAGCCGGTGACGGTCGTGCCATCGTAG
- a CDS encoding PQQ-binding-like beta-propeller repeat protein, translating to MTDKRALSRRRLLAAVATAGGASVAGCGYQPAAGDQAWRVSIQTRPGLYRSPIAHWHADGERLYGISSNGWVSAYTPRGSLAWSGSPDATLEGETMVANGRVYMQVEDEQVVALEHDDDSDSSSSQYGSDAHTRWSAPLESADTDTDTDADSDADSSDEFPTLVAGHGLVVAARDHLVALAADDGTEQFVLEPTTFDDQRLELVAITDETVWVVAVPDDEPSDASDDSASSTTDPTLYSISTDGEIRATRSLAGVPSWLVAVDSSVALWIESDGGDVRLLDPDGSRRATVVSENSVAGIPIVVDDTRLYHYTQGQLEAIDTAAGERLWVESFDSFHEAPVADADGVYDVTGDPTTTDGCRLSARSSSGEPRWDVRPPTDLQCGDETYLVGDRLIVRADDELYGFRTTQGDRDSVRPW from the coding sequence ATGACCGACAAGCGCGCACTCTCGCGTCGACGGCTCCTCGCTGCAGTCGCCACCGCCGGTGGTGCATCGGTCGCCGGCTGTGGCTACCAGCCGGCCGCCGGCGATCAGGCGTGGCGCGTCTCCATTCAGACCCGTCCAGGGCTGTATCGCTCGCCAATCGCCCACTGGCACGCCGATGGCGAACGTCTCTACGGCATCAGTTCGAACGGCTGGGTTAGCGCGTACACGCCACGCGGTTCCCTCGCCTGGAGTGGCAGCCCCGACGCCACCCTCGAGGGTGAGACAATGGTCGCCAATGGACGCGTCTACATGCAGGTCGAAGACGAGCAAGTCGTTGCCCTCGAGCATGATGACGACTCGGATTCGTCCAGCTCTCAGTACGGCAGCGATGCACACACGCGCTGGAGCGCACCACTCGAGTCTGCCGACACCGACACTGACACCGATGCCGACAGCGATGCTGATTCGAGTGATGAGTTCCCCACACTCGTCGCGGGTCACGGGCTGGTCGTCGCCGCCCGTGACCACCTCGTCGCACTCGCCGCCGACGATGGCACCGAGCAGTTCGTCCTCGAGCCGACCACGTTCGACGATCAGCGACTCGAGTTGGTTGCGATCACCGACGAGACCGTTTGGGTAGTGGCCGTTCCCGACGATGAACCGAGTGACGCGTCGGATGACTCAGCCTCGAGTACCACCGACCCGACGCTGTATAGCATTTCGACCGACGGCGAAATCCGCGCGACGCGCTCACTTGCCGGCGTTCCATCGTGGCTCGTCGCCGTCGACTCGAGTGTTGCCCTGTGGATCGAGTCCGACGGCGGCGACGTACGCCTTCTCGATCCCGACGGCAGCCGCCGAGCCACTGTCGTCTCCGAAAACAGCGTTGCAGGCATCCCAATCGTTGTCGACGATACCCGGCTGTATCACTATACACAGGGGCAACTCGAGGCGATCGACACCGCTGCGGGTGAGCGTCTCTGGGTAGAGTCGTTCGACTCATTTCATGAGGCACCAGTCGCGGACGCCGACGGCGTCTACGATGTGACTGGTGATCCCACGACAACCGATGGCTGCCGTCTCAGCGCCCGCTCGAGTAGTGGAGAGCCCCGCTGGGATGTCCGCCCGCCGACAGATTTGCAGTGTGGAGACGAGACGTATCTCGTCGGTGACCGGCTTATCGTCCGTGCGGACGACGAACTGTACGGATTCCGAACGACACAGGGCGACCGCGACTCAGTTCGTCCGTGGTAG
- a CDS encoding M48 family metalloprotease, with protein MTVLAMSPAALSTLRLRLVVALGLVIALPFVLVYTVIFLGNTVGLALLEWVHDRPYHGQLYVDPVLLTTAVVGALMVQYWVGPRAVCRSVGARTVSSDAYPAAHAALTRVAAQADAPKPALAVTETGAPNAFAVAGGNSIRQRDDSGGTIVVTTGLLETLTDDELEAVLAHELAHLENRDASLMTVAWLVPTITYYLAVVAFYVIYGSVRLLGSGSGLSTRRSGDTRSFAVVFLVAMVCAVLTLAISVLFWAGSVLLHRVLSREREYVADQAAAAITGSPAALASALESLDETISEVPDSDLRTLDGGTEALCLVPLDSQAFDTQSLISMDIFPATHPPTAERIDRLRALARDQRGEQR; from the coding sequence ATGACAGTACTCGCGATGTCTCCCGCTGCTCTCTCCACTCTCCGACTTCGGCTAGTTGTCGCACTTGGTCTCGTCATCGCGCTTCCGTTTGTGCTCGTTTACACGGTGATCTTTCTGGGTAACACCGTTGGACTTGCCCTCCTCGAGTGGGTACACGACCGACCGTATCACGGACAGTTGTACGTTGACCCCGTTTTGCTGACGACTGCCGTTGTCGGCGCGCTCATGGTGCAGTACTGGGTTGGCCCACGGGCTGTCTGCCGGTCAGTCGGCGCACGGACAGTCTCGAGCGACGCATACCCCGCGGCTCACGCGGCACTAACGCGCGTCGCAGCCCAGGCCGATGCACCAAAACCAGCGCTTGCTGTCACGGAGACTGGTGCTCCGAACGCGTTCGCCGTCGCGGGCGGCAACTCGATTCGTCAACGCGATGACTCTGGCGGCACCATCGTCGTCACAACTGGCCTCCTCGAGACACTCACTGACGACGAACTCGAGGCTGTGTTGGCCCACGAACTCGCCCATCTCGAGAATCGAGATGCGAGTCTGATGACCGTGGCGTGGCTCGTGCCGACAATTACATACTATCTCGCAGTGGTCGCATTTTACGTCATCTACGGCTCCGTCCGACTCCTTGGCTCGGGGAGCGGGCTTTCGACTCGCCGCAGCGGCGATACGCGCTCGTTCGCCGTGGTTTTTCTCGTCGCCATGGTGTGTGCGGTCCTGACGCTTGCGATTTCGGTGTTATTCTGGGCTGGGAGCGTCCTGCTCCATCGCGTGCTCTCGCGTGAGCGTGAGTACGTGGCCGACCAGGCTGCAGCGGCTATCACTGGCTCGCCTGCCGCGCTTGCAAGTGCCCTCGAGTCACTGGACGAAACGATATCCGAGGTCCCGGATTCGGATCTCCGGACACTCGACGGTGGCACGGAGGCCCTGTGTCTTGTCCCGCTCGACTCACAGGCGTTTGACACACAATCACTCATCAGCATGGATATTTTTCCGGCGACGCATCCGCCAACAGCTGAGCGGATCGACCGACTGCGAGCTCTTGCTCGCGACCAGCGAGGGGAGCAGCGATGA
- a CDS encoding NAD+ synthase has protein sequence MGAESKTFVYPGCGVQNGPFVTADSDLEEVRERIIDDIRATVDDAGATGVVVAMSGGIDSTVTAALAVEALGGEHVLGLGLPCHKADQAHVSDARTIADGLGIEFQEIHLRPLLEAFKTAVDPALETGRQADTTRPVERNDALGNVTARLRMVCAYYAANRRSRLVLGTANRSEFLLGYFTKYGDGAADTYPIGDLYKTEVRALAGRIGVPRRIVSKEPTAGFWADQTDATELGASYDAIDPFLHQLFETDTTVSEAATNCSIDLETARSLAWRSAETAHKRAQPPTPGVVDRSDSSAEFGCDQ, from the coding sequence ATGGGTGCAGAAAGTAAGACGTTCGTCTATCCAGGATGCGGCGTACAGAACGGCCCGTTCGTTACGGCCGACAGCGACCTCGAGGAGGTTCGTGAACGAATTATCGACGACATTCGGGCAACTGTCGACGATGCAGGCGCGACCGGTGTCGTCGTCGCAATGAGTGGCGGCATCGATTCGACAGTGACGGCTGCACTGGCCGTCGAGGCACTGGGCGGCGAGCACGTTCTCGGATTGGGATTACCCTGTCACAAGGCAGATCAGGCACACGTCAGCGACGCACGGACAATTGCGGACGGGCTCGGCATAGAATTTCAGGAGATCCACCTCCGGCCGCTGCTCGAGGCGTTCAAAACTGCGGTCGACCCAGCGCTCGAGACGGGACGTCAAGCAGACACGACGCGCCCTGTCGAACGAAACGATGCGCTCGGAAATGTGACGGCGCGGCTGCGGATGGTCTGTGCGTACTACGCAGCGAACCGACGGTCGCGTCTCGTTCTCGGGACCGCAAATCGCTCGGAGTTCCTGCTTGGCTACTTCACCAAGTATGGCGACGGAGCCGCCGACACGTACCCAATTGGAGACCTCTACAAAACAGAGGTACGTGCCCTCGCTGGTCGTATCGGCGTCCCCCGCCGAATTGTTAGCAAGGAACCAACAGCTGGGTTCTGGGCCGACCAGACCGATGCGACCGAACTTGGTGCTTCCTATGACGCAATTGATCCGTTCTTGCACCAGCTCTTCGAGACGGACACCACCGTTAGCGAGGCAGCAACAAACTGTTCGATCGACCTCGAGACAGCTCGCTCGCTTGCCTGGAGATCGGCAGAGACGGCGCACAAACGCGCCCAGCCGCCAACGCCCGGTGTCGTCGACCGATCCGACTCGAGCGCTGAGTTCGGATGCGATCAGTGA
- a CDS encoding helix-turn-helix domain-containing protein, translated as MAETDGEDIEDLPPSAKLVFKVLEYDGPLTQKQIVEESMLSARTVRYALERLEEIGIVDEDIYFADARQSLYRLEEPLAADGNGVEESPKKDACCAE; from the coding sequence ATGGCAGAGACTGACGGGGAGGACATCGAAGACTTGCCACCGAGCGCCAAACTTGTTTTCAAGGTTCTCGAGTATGATGGCCCGCTGACGCAGAAACAGATTGTTGAGGAATCAATGCTTTCGGCCCGGACGGTTCGGTATGCACTCGAGCGACTCGAGGAAATCGGAATCGTCGATGAGGATATTTACTTTGCTGATGCTCGCCAGAGCCTCTATCGACTCGAAGAACCGCTTGCAGCAGATGGAAACGGTGTCGAGGAGTCGCCGAAGAAAGACGCCTGCTGTGCGGAGTAA
- a CDS encoding ribosome biogenesis/translation initiation ATPase RLI codes for MADDSIAVVDLDRCQPDRCGYECKNYCPPNRTGKECITLRGEETDEGQPEQVRISEEICLGETCGICVEKCPFDAIEIINLPSELQDDPVHRYGENAFSLYGLPAPQEGQVTGILGPNGIGKTTAVRILAGELEPNLGRHDEDIDWEDVLEAYRGTELQDYIEDVRDGDVTVARKPQYVDQIPNSFDGNTRQLLEQTDERGALDELVERLEIGPVMEQSIDDLSGGELQRVAIAATLARDTDFYFLDEITPYLDIGQRVTAARLIQELAEEEDRSMLVVEHDLAILDLLADTLHVAYGEPGAYGVITPPKSVRNGINEYLSGYLDNENMRIRPNPIEFEEHAPRSGGHGDTLIEYPGLTKSYGDGEFTLEVESGEIRENEVLGIVGPNGIGKSTFAKLLTGNLEADEGDADLDLNISYKPQYVTIDQHMRVDAFLSSITDQFGSSYWNTEIAQPLQLERIMEQNLSDLSGGERQRVAIAACLSDSADLYLLDEPSAHLDVEQRVQATSAIRRYAEQQDATVMVIDHDIYMMDLLADRLMVFDGEPAVHGHAGTPQSMRAGMNDFLANLEVTFRRDERTSRPRINKPDSQLDKQQKSDGEYYYAP; via the coding sequence ATGGCAGACGATAGTATTGCCGTCGTCGACCTCGATCGCTGTCAGCCCGACCGGTGTGGGTATGAGTGCAAAAACTACTGTCCGCCAAACCGGACTGGCAAAGAGTGCATCACACTTCGCGGCGAGGAAACCGACGAAGGACAGCCGGAACAGGTTCGTATCTCCGAAGAGATCTGTCTCGGCGAAACCTGCGGAATCTGCGTCGAGAAGTGTCCCTTCGACGCTATCGAGATCATCAATCTCCCGAGTGAGTTGCAGGACGATCCAGTCCACCGCTACGGCGAAAACGCGTTCTCGCTGTACGGACTGCCAGCCCCCCAGGAAGGGCAGGTAACAGGTATTCTCGGCCCAAACGGGATCGGGAAAACGACCGCGGTGCGCATTCTCGCCGGCGAACTCGAGCCGAATCTCGGCCGTCACGACGAGGACATCGACTGGGAGGACGTCCTCGAGGCCTATCGCGGAACCGAACTTCAGGACTACATCGAAGACGTCCGCGACGGCGACGTGACGGTTGCACGCAAACCGCAGTACGTCGATCAGATTCCGAACAGTTTCGACGGCAACACGCGCCAACTGCTCGAGCAAACTGACGAACGCGGTGCCCTCGATGAGTTAGTCGAACGCCTCGAAATTGGGCCGGTGATGGAGCAGTCGATTGACGATCTCTCTGGGGGTGAACTCCAGCGTGTCGCCATCGCAGCGACCTTAGCGCGCGATACGGACTTTTATTTCCTCGACGAAATCACGCCGTATCTCGATATCGGCCAGCGTGTCACTGCAGCACGACTGATTCAGGAACTCGCCGAAGAGGAAGATCGGTCGATGCTAGTCGTCGAACACGACCTTGCAATTCTCGACTTGCTCGCCGATACGCTCCACGTCGCCTACGGTGAACCCGGCGCGTACGGTGTCATCACCCCGCCGAAATCCGTCCGGAACGGGATCAACGAGTACCTCTCGGGCTATCTCGACAACGAAAACATGCGGATCCGGCCGAATCCCATCGAGTTCGAGGAACACGCTCCTCGAAGCGGTGGCCACGGGGACACGCTCATCGAGTACCCCGGCCTCACCAAGAGCTACGGTGACGGCGAGTTCACGCTCGAGGTCGAATCGGGCGAAATTCGGGAGAACGAAGTCCTCGGTATCGTCGGCCCGAACGGAATCGGGAAGTCGACGTTCGCGAAACTGTTGACCGGAAATCTCGAGGCCGACGAGGGTGACGCGGACCTCGATCTGAACATTTCCTACAAGCCACAGTACGTGACCATTGACCAGCACATGCGCGTCGATGCGTTCCTTTCGTCGATTACGGACCAGTTCGGCTCGTCGTACTGGAACACCGAAATCGCCCAGCCGCTTCAACTCGAGCGGATCATGGAGCAGAACCTGTCGGATCTCTCCGGCGGTGAACGCCAGCGGGTTGCGATTGCGGCCTGTCTCTCCGATTCGGCTGATCTCTACCTGCTCGACGAACCCTCCGCGCATCTGGACGTCGAACAGCGTGTTCAAGCCACGAGCGCGATTCGCCGGTACGCCGAACAACAGGACGCGACCGTCATGGTCATCGACCACGACATCTATATGATGGACCTGCTTGCGGACCGGCTGATGGTTTTCGACGGCGAACCCGCCGTTCACGGCCACGCCGGCACGCCACAGTCCATGCGTGCTGGCATGAACGACTTCCTCGCGAATCTCGAGGTTACGTTCCGTCGTGACGAGCGAACCTCGCGCCCGCGGATCAACAAGCCGGACTCGCAGTTGGACAAACAGCAGAAAAGCGACGGCGAGTACTACTACGCGCCGTAA
- a CDS encoding class I SAM-dependent methyltransferase, which yields MPTPSPFETQTAAYDDWFDANDGVYRTELAALECALEDVAVDADTQALEVGVGTGRFAAPLDIPVGIDPAQSPLERATDRGVSTARGVVESLPVADNALNLLLFVTVLSFVDDLEAALQEARRVLASDGTLVIAILDRASPGGQVYQEHKDEDPFYADAEFLRADEVCTALEEAGFTVEQRLQAVFGDPTEIDADAEPDVREGHGDGLFAVIRADPTGV from the coding sequence ATGCCAACCCCTTCCCCCTTCGAGACGCAGACAGCCGCGTACGACGACTGGTTCGACGCAAACGACGGCGTGTACCGAACTGAATTGGCTGCCCTCGAGTGCGCACTCGAGGACGTCGCTGTCGATGCCGACACGCAGGCCCTCGAGGTCGGCGTCGGAACTGGCCGATTTGCGGCCCCACTCGACATCCCTGTGGGTATCGATCCAGCCCAGTCGCCGCTCGAGCGCGCTACCGACCGCGGCGTTTCCACCGCTCGCGGCGTCGTCGAGTCGCTGCCAGTTGCCGACAACGCGCTCAATCTCCTCCTGTTCGTCACCGTCCTTTCGTTCGTCGACGACCTCGAAGCGGCGCTGCAGGAAGCCCGCCGCGTACTTGCGTCCGATGGCACGCTCGTCATCGCCATACTCGACCGCGCGAGCCCCGGTGGACAGGTCTATCAGGAGCACAAAGACGAGGATCCGTTCTACGCCGACGCTGAATTCCTACGGGCCGACGAGGTATGTACCGCACTCGAAGAGGCAGGATTCACTGTCGAGCAGCGCCTCCAAGCGGTGTTCGGCGATCCAACCGAGATTGACGCCGACGCTGAACCAGACGTTCGCGAGGGCCACGGCGATGGCCTGTTCGCAGTGATCCGAGCCGACCCAACTGGTGTGTAA